A genome region from Streptomyces sp. S4.7 includes the following:
- a CDS encoding sugar ABC transporter permease, with protein MSLDKTSAPVGTADDAPAPAAGATTVAVDPRLLVREQGFAGYLSEFKRKMRGGDLGSIPVVIGLIIIWAIFTSLNSNFLTAGNLSDISVAMVGTGMIAVGIVFVLLLGEIDLSVGSVSGVAGAAFAVLAVTHGMAEWLALILAILTGAAAGAIHGFFFARVGVPAFAVTLAGLLFWNGFMLQILGDNGTINLDSEGLVAKLTGYYFTDVAAAYALAVIAVAGFFLSSFFDNRRRAAAGVPSRPLSEIIVRTALLAVLAFAVAIMFNQYKGLPLAVLIFLVVLVVTDFVLRRTSFGRKVFALGGSVEASRRAGISVVGVRIAVFSIAGTFAAIGGLFIASKITSANQGAGAGELLMNAIAAAVIGGTSLFGGRGRTWNALLGVLVITSIQYGLALQGIASPIQYMITGGVLLATVVIDAVTRKTQKTAGRA; from the coding sequence GTGAGCTTGGACAAGACCTCCGCACCCGTCGGCACCGCCGACGACGCGCCCGCCCCCGCGGCCGGCGCCACCACCGTCGCGGTGGACCCCCGGCTTCTCGTACGCGAGCAGGGCTTCGCCGGTTATCTGTCGGAGTTCAAGCGCAAGATGCGCGGCGGCGACCTCGGATCGATACCCGTCGTCATCGGCCTGATCATCATCTGGGCGATCTTCACCAGCCTGAACTCGAACTTCCTGACGGCCGGCAACCTCTCCGACATCTCCGTCGCCATGGTCGGCACCGGCATGATCGCGGTCGGCATCGTCTTCGTCCTGCTGCTCGGCGAGATCGACCTGTCGGTCGGCTCCGTCAGCGGTGTGGCGGGCGCCGCCTTCGCGGTCCTCGCCGTCACGCACGGCATGGCGGAGTGGCTCGCGCTGATCCTCGCCATCCTGACCGGCGCCGCCGCGGGCGCCATCCACGGCTTCTTCTTCGCCCGGGTGGGCGTGCCCGCGTTCGCCGTCACCCTCGCCGGCCTGCTGTTCTGGAACGGCTTCATGCTCCAGATCCTCGGCGACAACGGCACGATCAACCTGGACTCCGAGGGCCTGGTCGCCAAGCTGACCGGCTACTACTTCACCGACGTCGCCGCCGCCTACGCGCTCGCGGTGATCGCCGTGGCCGGCTTCTTCCTGTCGTCGTTCTTCGACAACCGCCGCCGCGCCGCCGCCGGTGTCCCGTCCCGGCCGCTGAGCGAGATCATCGTCCGTACGGCGCTGCTGGCCGTCCTCGCCTTCGCCGTGGCGATCATGTTCAACCAGTACAAGGGCCTGCCCCTGGCCGTGCTGATCTTCCTGGTCGTACTGGTGGTGACGGACTTCGTCCTCCGCCGCACCAGCTTCGGCCGCAAGGTCTTCGCGCTCGGCGGCAGCGTCGAGGCGTCCCGCCGTGCGGGCATCAGCGTCGTCGGCGTCCGGATCGCGGTCTTCTCCATCGCGGGCACCTTCGCCGCGATCGGCGGTCTCTTCATCGCCTCGAAGATCACCTCCGCCAACCAGGGCGCCGGTGCCGGTGAGCTGCTGATGAACGCCATCGCGGCCGCCGTCATCGGTGGCACCAGCCTCTTCGGTGGCCGGGGCCGCACCTGGAACGCGCTGCTCGGTGTGCTCGTCATCACGTCGATCCAGTACGGACTCGCGCTCCAGGGAATCGCCTCGCCGATCCAGTACATGATCACCGGTGGTGTGCTTCTCGCCACCGTCGTCATCGACGCCGTCACCCGGAAGACCCAGAAGACCGCGGGTCGCGCCTGA